A genomic stretch from Oreochromis niloticus isolate F11D_XX linkage group LG11, O_niloticus_UMD_NMBU, whole genome shotgun sequence includes:
- the slc52a3-2b gene encoding solute carrier family 52, riboflavin transporter, member 3-B isoform X1, with the protein MEEAWKDKHCEDSVGVHLLSSARIMSLLTHVLACLFGMGSWVAINGMWVELPLIVNDIPERWLLPSYLTVLIQMANIGPLFITLMHRFRPGVLDERPVIYGIVGLGIVATFLLAFLWKHTVTVGGSLHSVPLLTLSFLLSVVDCTSSVTFLPFMMRLRPQYLTTYFAGEGLSGLVPAVVALIQGVGVVHCENATLSNNSNTTDNGMLQAIYQPAKFSAQVFFIFLSVMMVVCLVAFLLLNHHPAVARERKSERYFSGELDREKKEQGLSLNAQTPEQKPMINPSEAGKRELRSSFGRGTYSIFEVVFIFVVLAWVNALTNAVLPSVQSYSCMPYGNKAYHLAATMGAVANPVACFIAMFIPIRSLVFMGVLTSFGTGFGAYIMGMAVLSPCPLLVHSTSGTVVIVLAWILFVLSLSYVKVIIGVILRDEGHSALVWCGAVVQLGSMLGALTMFPLVGFYQLFESGDACNTKCPT; encoded by the exons ATGGAAGAAGCTTGGAAAGACAAACACTGTGAAG ATTCTGTAGGTGTTCATTTGCTCAGTTCTGCTCGCATCATGTCGCTGCTGACTCACGTGCTGGCGTGCCTGTTTGGAATGGGCTCCTGGGTGGCCATCAATGGGATGTGGGTGGAGCTCCCCTTGATCGTAAATGATATCCCAGAGCGCTGGTTGCTGCCCTCCTACCTCACAGTTCTCATCCAAATGGCCAACATAGGCCCTCTCTTCATCACGCTGATGCACCGCTTCCGCCCAGGGGTGCTCGATGAGCGGCCAGTCATCTACGGCATTGTAGGGTTGGGCATCGTTGCTACATTCCTTCTGGCTTTCCTTTGGAAGCACACAGTGACCGTCGGAGGCTCTTTGCATAGTGTTCCACTGCTGACATTAAGTTTCCTGCTATCTGTGGTGGACTGCACCTCATCTGTTACCTTTCTTCCTTTCATGATGCGGCTGCGTCCACAATATCTCACAACGTATTTTGCAGGTGAGGGCCTCAGTGGTCTTGTGCCTGCAGTGGTGGCACTTATTCAAGGCGTTGGTGTAGTTCACTGTGAAAATGCCACTTTATCTAATAATTCCAACACAACTGACAATGGAATGCTACAGGCCATCTACCAGCCTGCTAAATTCTCTGCGCAGGTCTTCTTCATATTCCTTAGTGTAATGATGGTCGTGTGTCTGGTCGCTTTCCTCCTACTCAATCACCACCCGGCTGTGGCTCGTGAGAGAAAAAGCGAACGGTACTTCAGTGGGGAACTTGACCgtgaaaagaaagaacaagGCCTATCTCTGAATGCCCAGACACCAGAGCAAAAGCCCATGATCAACCCCTCGGAGGCTGGCAAGAGGGAACTTAGGAGTTCTTTCGGGAGGGGGACATATAGTATCTTTGAGGTGGTGTTTATCTTTGTAGTGTTGGCTTGGGTCAATGCTCTGACCAATGCAGTGCTGCCTTCAGTGCAGTCCTACTCATGCATGCCTTATGGGAACAAGGCTTACCATCTAGCTGCCACCATGGGAGCTGTTGCTAACCCTGTGGCTTGCTTCATCGCCATGTTCATACCAATAAG GTCTCTTGTCTTCATGGGAGTTTTGACCAGTTTTGGGACTGGATTTGGAGCCTACATTATGGGCATGGCTGTTCTAAGTCCCTGTCCTTTGCTGGTCCACAGTACCTCTGGAACTGTAGTCATA GTGCTGGCCTGGATACTCTTTGTCCTCTCCCTGTCTTATGTCAAAGTCATCATTGGGGTGATCCTGAGGGATGAAGGCCACAGTGCCCTCGTGTGGTGTGGAGCTGTAGTGCAGCTGGGTTCAATGCTCGGTGCTCTAACCATGTTCCCACTTGTTGGTTTCTATCAGCTTTTTGAGTCGGGTGATGCTTGCAACACTAAGTGTCCAACATAG
- the slc52a3-2b gene encoding solute carrier family 52, riboflavin transporter, member 3-B isoform X2, whose product MSLLTHVLACLFGMGSWVAINGMWVELPLIVNDIPERWLLPSYLTVLIQMANIGPLFITLMHRFRPGVLDERPVIYGIVGLGIVATFLLAFLWKHTVTVGGSLHSVPLLTLSFLLSVVDCTSSVTFLPFMMRLRPQYLTTYFAGEGLSGLVPAVVALIQGVGVVHCENATLSNNSNTTDNGMLQAIYQPAKFSAQVFFIFLSVMMVVCLVAFLLLNHHPAVARERKSERYFSGELDREKKEQGLSLNAQTPEQKPMINPSEAGKRELRSSFGRGTYSIFEVVFIFVVLAWVNALTNAVLPSVQSYSCMPYGNKAYHLAATMGAVANPVACFIAMFIPIRSLVFMGVLTSFGTGFGAYIMGMAVLSPCPLLVHSTSGTVVIVLAWILFVLSLSYVKVIIGVILRDEGHSALVWCGAVVQLGSMLGALTMFPLVGFYQLFESGDACNTKCPT is encoded by the exons ATGTCGCTGCTGACTCACGTGCTGGCGTGCCTGTTTGGAATGGGCTCCTGGGTGGCCATCAATGGGATGTGGGTGGAGCTCCCCTTGATCGTAAATGATATCCCAGAGCGCTGGTTGCTGCCCTCCTACCTCACAGTTCTCATCCAAATGGCCAACATAGGCCCTCTCTTCATCACGCTGATGCACCGCTTCCGCCCAGGGGTGCTCGATGAGCGGCCAGTCATCTACGGCATTGTAGGGTTGGGCATCGTTGCTACATTCCTTCTGGCTTTCCTTTGGAAGCACACAGTGACCGTCGGAGGCTCTTTGCATAGTGTTCCACTGCTGACATTAAGTTTCCTGCTATCTGTGGTGGACTGCACCTCATCTGTTACCTTTCTTCCTTTCATGATGCGGCTGCGTCCACAATATCTCACAACGTATTTTGCAGGTGAGGGCCTCAGTGGTCTTGTGCCTGCAGTGGTGGCACTTATTCAAGGCGTTGGTGTAGTTCACTGTGAAAATGCCACTTTATCTAATAATTCCAACACAACTGACAATGGAATGCTACAGGCCATCTACCAGCCTGCTAAATTCTCTGCGCAGGTCTTCTTCATATTCCTTAGTGTAATGATGGTCGTGTGTCTGGTCGCTTTCCTCCTACTCAATCACCACCCGGCTGTGGCTCGTGAGAGAAAAAGCGAACGGTACTTCAGTGGGGAACTTGACCgtgaaaagaaagaacaagGCCTATCTCTGAATGCCCAGACACCAGAGCAAAAGCCCATGATCAACCCCTCGGAGGCTGGCAAGAGGGAACTTAGGAGTTCTTTCGGGAGGGGGACATATAGTATCTTTGAGGTGGTGTTTATCTTTGTAGTGTTGGCTTGGGTCAATGCTCTGACCAATGCAGTGCTGCCTTCAGTGCAGTCCTACTCATGCATGCCTTATGGGAACAAGGCTTACCATCTAGCTGCCACCATGGGAGCTGTTGCTAACCCTGTGGCTTGCTTCATCGCCATGTTCATACCAATAAG GTCTCTTGTCTTCATGGGAGTTTTGACCAGTTTTGGGACTGGATTTGGAGCCTACATTATGGGCATGGCTGTTCTAAGTCCCTGTCCTTTGCTGGTCCACAGTACCTCTGGAACTGTAGTCATA GTGCTGGCCTGGATACTCTTTGTCCTCTCCCTGTCTTATGTCAAAGTCATCATTGGGGTGATCCTGAGGGATGAAGGCCACAGTGCCCTCGTGTGGTGTGGAGCTGTAGTGCAGCTGGGTTCAATGCTCGGTGCTCTAACCATGTTCCCACTTGTTGGTTTCTATCAGCTTTTTGAGTCGGGTGATGCTTGCAACACTAAGTGTCCAACATAG